A genomic region of Leptotrichia massiliensis contains the following coding sequences:
- the pflA gene encoding pyruvate formate-lyase-activating protein, which produces MKGYIHSFESFGTKDGPGIRFVLFLQGCPLRCLYCHNVDTWEIKDKKMVMTAQEVMKEILKVKGFIKTGGVTVSGGEPLMQPEFLMELFKLCRENGIQTALDTSGYIFSDKAKQVLELVDMVLLDIKHINPEKYKILTSVELDNTLKFAKYLNEINKPTWLRYVLVPGYSDDENDLHEWAKFTSQLTNVERVDVLPFHQMGQYKWEKVGKEYKLKDTPTPTRELVEKAEEIFKSYGLKLLGK; this is translated from the coding sequence GTGAAAGGGTATATACATTCGTTTGAATCATTTGGGACTAAAGATGGACCAGGAATTAGATTTGTGTTATTTTTACAGGGGTGTCCGCTTAGATGTCTGTATTGCCATAATGTTGATACTTGGGAAATTAAAGATAAAAAGATGGTGATGACTGCACAGGAAGTCATGAAGGAGATTCTGAAAGTAAAAGGATTCATAAAGACTGGAGGAGTTACAGTTTCTGGGGGTGAGCCTTTGATGCAGCCTGAATTTTTGATGGAGCTGTTTAAGCTTTGTCGTGAAAATGGTATTCAAACGGCACTTGATACATCTGGATATATTTTTTCTGATAAGGCGAAACAGGTGCTTGAGCTTGTTGATATGGTTCTGCTTGATATTAAGCATATAAATCCTGAAAAATATAAAATATTAACCTCAGTAGAACTTGACAATACATTAAAATTTGCAAAGTATTTGAATGAAATTAATAAGCCGACTTGGTTAAGATATGTACTAGTTCCAGGGTATTCTGACGATGAAAATGATTTGCATGAGTGGGCAAAGTTTACTTCTCAGTTAACGAATGTGGAAAGAGTGGATGTTTTACCATTTCACCAAATGGGGCAGTATAAATGGGAAAAGGTTGGAAAAGAATATAAATTAAAAGATACACCGACACCAACGAGAGAATTAGTTGAAAAAGCTGAAGAAATTTTTAAGTCTTATGGATTAAAATTGCTGGGTAAATAA
- a CDS encoding undecaprenyl-diphosphate phosphatase, whose protein sequence is MFADIIKVFILSLVEGLTEFIPVSSTGHMIIVDQFLQLSQNEEFANAFKIIIQLGAILSVVVYYWKRIVPFAKGLSKSQRADIIQMWIKIVIAVLPAVVLGLLFDDIIDKVLFNSVVVAIMLVIYGVILIWLESREKKKGGITSITQMSVKTAIGVGLFQCLAMIPGTSRSAATIIGGVLLGLNRVLATEFSFFLAIPTMLGATLLKLVKLGTALSGYEWFLIALGFVLSFVFAYAVIKVFMNYIKKHDFKIFGYYRIVLGIVVLLLYFMGVIK, encoded by the coding sequence ATGTTTGCAGATATTATTAAAGTATTTATTTTAAGCCTTGTGGAAGGGCTTACAGAATTTATACCTGTCAGCAGCACAGGGCATATGATTATTGTGGATCAGTTTTTGCAGCTTTCACAAAATGAGGAGTTTGCCAATGCATTTAAGATAATTATACAGCTGGGGGCGATTTTATCGGTAGTTGTATATTATTGGAAAAGAATTGTTCCATTTGCAAAAGGGCTTAGCAAGAGTCAGAGGGCTGATATTATTCAGATGTGGATAAAAATAGTAATTGCAGTGCTTCCTGCAGTTGTGCTGGGACTTTTGTTTGACGATATTATTGATAAAGTGCTGTTTAATTCGGTAGTTGTGGCAATAATGCTGGTTATTTATGGAGTTATACTTATTTGGCTTGAATCTAGGGAGAAAAAGAAAGGCGGAATTACTTCAATTACTCAGATGTCAGTAAAAACTGCAATTGGAGTAGGGCTGTTTCAATGTCTTGCGATGATTCCTGGAACTTCGAGATCGGCTGCTACAATTATTGGTGGAGTTTTGCTTGGATTAAATAGAGTTTTAGCAACGGAATTTTCATTTTTTCTTGCGATTCCGACAATGCTTGGGGCGACACTTTTGAAACTAGTGAAACTTGGTACAGCTTTAAGCGGATATGAATGGTTTTTAATTGCATTAGGTTTTGTGCTGTCGTTTGTATTTGCGTATGCTGTGATAAAAGTATTTATGAATTACATTAAAAAGCACGATTTCAAGATATTTGGATATTATCGGATTGTTCTTGGGATAGTTGTGCTGTTATTATACTTTATGGGAGTTATAAAATAG
- a CDS encoding thioredoxin family protein, protein MKKLENYEQILNKIKEEKYFLLYVSMNNCSVCHSDMPKVEKIVNEKNFTAYHIEASEIPKAVGQLSLFSVPVVILFYEGREIHRQAKIIDFDELNYRIEQISENK, encoded by the coding sequence ATGAAAAAACTTGAAAATTATGAACAAATACTTAATAAAATAAAAGAAGAAAAATATTTTTTATTATACGTTTCAATGAATAATTGCAGCGTCTGTCACTCTGATATGCCAAAAGTTGAGAAAATTGTTAATGAGAAAAATTTTACCGCTTATCATATCGAAGCATCTGAAATTCCTAAAGCTGTTGGGCAATTAAGTCTATTTTCAGTCCCAGTAGTTATTCTATTTTATGAAGGCAGAGAGATACACAGACAAGCTAAAATTATTGATTTTGACGAATTAAATTATAGAATTGAACAAATAAGTGAAAATAAATAA
- the pflB gene encoding formate C-acetyltransferase → MNAWRGFKEGNWKDNIDVTEFIRLNYTEYLGDDSFLEGPTEATTELWKSLSEKFKVEREKGIYDAETKIPSQIDAYGAGYINKDLEQIVGLQTDAPLKRAIFPNGGLRMVKNSLEAFGYELDPQTEEIFTKYRKTHNDGVFSAYTDQIRKARKTGIITGLPDAYGRGRIIGDYRRVVLYGVDRLIADRQNQLKNMDPAEMTEDVIRLREEIFEQIKALHALKRMAEAYGFDISQPATNGKEAVQWLYFAYLAATKDQNGAAMSIGRTSTFLDIFLERDLQEGTLTEKEAQEIMDHFVMKLRIIRFLRTPEYDALFSGDPVWVTESIGGIGEDGRSLVTKNSFRILHTLYNMGTSPEPNLTVLWSEQLPETWKKFCAKVSIDTSSVQYENDDIMRPQFGNDYGIACCVSPMTIGHQMQFFGARVNLPKALLYAINGGKDEKLKIQVTPEGQFEPIKSEYLEFDEVWEKLDKVLDWLASTYVKSLNIIHYMHDKYSYEALEMALHDVHIRRTEAFGIAGLSIIADSLAAIKYGKVKVVRDEEGDAVDYINEKDYVPFGNNDDATDQFAVDITRRFMNKLRTHKMYRDATPTQSVLTITSNVVYGKKTGNTPDGRRAGAPFGPGANPMHGRDTRGAVASLASVAKIPFEDANDGISYTFAITPETLGKNSNEKQTNLVGLMDGYFNQTGHHLNVNVFGRELLEDAMEHPENYPQLTIRVSGYAVNFVKLTKEQQLDVINRTISSKM, encoded by the coding sequence ATGAACGCATGGAGAGGATTTAAAGAAGGAAACTGGAAAGACAACATTGATGTTACAGAATTTATCAGATTGAATTACACTGAGTACTTGGGAGACGACAGCTTTTTGGAAGGACCAACAGAAGCTACTACTGAATTGTGGAAAAGTCTTTCAGAAAAATTCAAGGTAGAAAGGGAAAAAGGTATTTATGATGCAGAAACTAAAATACCTTCACAAATTGACGCTTATGGAGCAGGATACATCAATAAGGATTTGGAACAAATCGTAGGATTGCAAACTGACGCTCCTTTAAAAAGAGCAATTTTCCCAAATGGTGGATTGAGAATGGTAAAAAACAGTTTGGAAGCATTTGGATATGAACTAGATCCCCAAACTGAAGAAATTTTTACTAAATATAGAAAAACTCATAATGATGGAGTTTTCTCAGCATATACTGATCAAATCAGAAAAGCAAGAAAAACAGGAATTATAACTGGACTTCCAGATGCTTACGGACGTGGAAGAATTATTGGAGATTATAGAAGAGTTGTACTTTATGGAGTGGACAGACTAATTGCTGATAGACAAAATCAATTGAAAAATATGGATCCAGCTGAAATGACAGAAGATGTAATAAGACTTAGAGAAGAAATTTTTGAACAAATTAAAGCATTACATGCACTAAAAAGAATGGCTGAAGCTTATGGATTTGACATTTCACAACCTGCAACTAATGGTAAGGAAGCAGTACAATGGTTATATTTTGCATACTTAGCTGCTACAAAAGATCAAAATGGAGCTGCAATGAGTATCGGAAGAACTTCTACATTCTTAGATATTTTCTTGGAAAGAGATTTGCAAGAAGGAACTTTGACTGAAAAAGAAGCTCAAGAAATTATGGATCACTTTGTTATGAAATTAAGAATAATCAGATTCTTAAGAACACCTGAATATGATGCATTATTCTCAGGAGATCCAGTTTGGGTAACTGAATCAATCGGTGGTATTGGAGAAGACGGAAGATCATTAGTTACTAAAAACTCATTCAGAATTTTACATACATTGTACAACATGGGAACTTCGCCTGAACCAAACTTAACAGTTTTATGGAGTGAACAATTACCTGAAACTTGGAAAAAATTCTGTGCTAAAGTATCAATTGATACATCATCAGTACAATATGAAAATGACGATATTATGAGACCACAATTTGGTAATGACTATGGAATCGCTTGTTGCGTATCTCCAATGACTATTGGACACCAAATGCAATTCTTTGGAGCGAGAGTAAACTTGCCAAAAGCATTATTGTATGCAATTAATGGTGGAAAAGATGAAAAATTAAAAATACAAGTAACTCCAGAAGGGCAATTTGAGCCAATTAAGAGCGAATATCTTGAATTTGATGAAGTATGGGAAAAACTTGATAAAGTATTAGACTGGTTAGCTTCAACTTATGTTAAATCATTGAATATTATTCACTATATGCATGATAAATATTCTTATGAAGCATTAGAAATGGCATTGCATGATGTTCATATCAGAAGAACAGAAGCATTTGGAATTGCAGGGTTATCAATCATTGCAGATTCATTGGCAGCTATCAAATATGGTAAAGTAAAAGTTGTAAGAGATGAAGAAGGGGACGCAGTTGACTATATCAATGAAAAAGACTATGTTCCATTCGGAAATAATGACGATGCGACAGATCAGTTTGCAGTAGACATTACAAGAAGATTTATGAACAAATTAAGAACTCATAAAATGTACAGAGATGCAACTCCAACACAATCTGTGTTAACAATTACTTCAAACGTAGTATATGGTAAGAAAACAGGAAATACTCCTGATGGAAGAAGAGCTGGAGCACCATTTGGGCCAGGAGCAAACCCTATGCACGGAAGAGATACAAGAGGAGCTGTTGCTTCACTTGCCTCAGTAGCTAAAATTCCGTTTGAAGATGCAAACGATGGAATTTCTTACACATTTGCAATTACACCAGAAACATTAGGTAAAAATTCAAATGAAAAACAAACTAACCTAGTTGGATTAATGGATGGATACTTCAATCAAACAGGACATCACTTGAATGTAAACGTATTTGGAAGAGAATTGCTGGAAGATGCAATGGAACATCCTGAAAATTATCCTCAATTAACAATCAGAGTTTCTGGATATGCAGTAAACTTTGTTAAATTGACTAAAGAACAACAATTAGATGTAATTAACAGAACAATCTCAAGTAAAATGTAA
- a CDS encoding coproporphyrinogen III oxidase: MIRANIEINQNKLEEFMRVLLPKHYDILFENSENDVEISVNFRKNQDVENFDNDCGKLKDSERDNTETITVNTALIDNKNGKILKEVTFSHKKVNEEYFDQAEVMAKSSLMKLFDKKNEYKWGILIGVRPTKIVGRFLKMGLSYNEINEILEKIYLVSNEKRKLLLDIVKRQEPYLDKETIGIYIGIAFCPTKCSYCSFPAYLLRGKYAERYDEYIGSIYHEIREIGQLTQELGLKINTIYIGGGTPSILTAKEIDKLLKTVKENYNLDYLKEFTFEAGRIDTLDEEKLAIIKSYGINKISINPQSFNEKTLKLVNRYHDREQFDNVYKFAKNFGLEINMDLILGLPRETTEDILYTMEEISKYDMENLTIHNLAIKNSSRLNKENYAHEDILNYEKIYEKIENITQNKGLFPYYMYRQKNSFQWGENLGYSLNGSESIYNIEMIEENKTIIGIGAGAITKLIWFDKEKNRDNIKRLVNPKDPLVWMNELEDRLEHKKSEIQKLFEK; this comes from the coding sequence ATGATAAGAGCGAATATTGAGATTAATCAGAACAAACTTGAGGAATTTATGCGTGTGCTTTTACCTAAGCACTATGATATTCTTTTTGAAAATAGTGAAAATGATGTGGAAATTAGTGTTAATTTTAGAAAAAATCAAGATGTGGAAAACTTTGACAATGATTGTGGAAAACTAAAAGATTCAGAAAGGGATAATACAGAAACAATTACTGTAAATACAGCATTAATTGATAATAAAAATGGAAAAATTTTAAAAGAAGTAACATTTTCACATAAGAAAGTCAATGAAGAATATTTTGATCAGGCAGAAGTTATGGCAAAAAGTTCCTTAATGAAACTTTTTGATAAAAAAAATGAATATAAATGGGGTATTTTAATAGGAGTACGTCCTACAAAGATTGTAGGGCGTTTTTTAAAGATGGGATTATCTTATAATGAAATTAACGAAATATTGGAAAAAATATATCTTGTAAGCAATGAAAAAAGAAAACTTCTGCTAGACATTGTAAAACGTCAAGAGCCATATCTGGACAAAGAAACAATAGGAATTTATATCGGAATCGCTTTTTGCCCTACAAAATGTTCATACTGTTCATTCCCAGCCTATCTGCTACGTGGAAAATATGCAGAGCGATATGATGAATACATAGGGTCTATTTATCACGAAATCCGTGAAATTGGTCAATTAACACAGGAATTAGGCTTAAAAATTAATACGATTTATATTGGTGGAGGAACGCCTTCAATTTTAACGGCGAAAGAAATTGACAAATTGCTAAAAACAGTAAAAGAAAACTATAATTTAGATTATTTAAAGGAATTTACATTTGAAGCTGGAAGAATTGATACGCTGGATGAAGAAAAATTAGCTATTATCAAAAGCTATGGAATAAATAAAATTAGTATAAATCCGCAGTCTTTTAATGAAAAAACTTTAAAACTTGTAAATCGTTATCACGATAGGGAGCAATTTGATAATGTTTACAAATTTGCTAAAAATTTTGGATTGGAAATAAATATGGACTTGATTTTAGGCTTGCCACGTGAAACTACAGAAGATATTTTGTACACAATGGAAGAAATTTCCAAATACGATATGGAAAATCTGACAATTCACAATTTGGCAATAAAAAATTCCAGCCGTCTTAACAAAGAAAATTATGCTCATGAAGACATACTGAATTATGAAAAAATTTACGAGAAAATTGAAAATATAACTCAAAATAAAGGGCTTTTTCCATATTATATGTATCGTCAGAAAAATAGCTTTCAATGGGGAGAAAATCTAGGTTATTCTTTAAATGGAAGTGAATCAATTTACAACATCGAAATGATTGAGGAAAATAAGACGATTATTGGAATTGGGGCGGGAGCGATTACAAAACTTATCTGGTTTGACAAAGAAAAAAATCGAGATAATATAAAAAGACTTGTAAATCCCAAAGATCCACTCGTGTGGATGAATGAACTGGAAGATCGGCTGGAACATAAAAAATCTGAAATTCAGAAGTTATTTGAAAAATAA
- the sfsA gene encoding DNA/RNA nuclease SfsA, whose product MKKNKILYTINYDKIVNFKERVTRFTVRFEFKSNCKNEDYSGEDFAHLHDTGRLTELLIDRAELLIKKANNENRKTRWDVIAVKVHGEIILINTAFHRYITESIFNNAQISPFGKLLYIKPEIKHNNSKLDFYLETEKDKIYVEVKGCTLVNVKTAQFPGSPSVRALKHLKELIELKKEGFRTAVFILIFRKSEIFAPEHIIDSDFSETFYEAIKNGVEIYPMLLEYKEDGKVCFVKNIEVAEKLF is encoded by the coding sequence ATGAAAAAAAATAAAATTCTTTATACAATAAATTATGATAAAATTGTAAATTTTAAAGAAAGGGTTACCCGATTTACAGTCAGATTTGAATTTAAAAGCAACTGTAAAAATGAAGACTATTCTGGGGAAGATTTTGCACATCTGCATGATACAGGCAGGCTAACAGAATTATTGATTGACAGGGCTGAACTGCTTATAAAAAAGGCTAATAATGAGAATCGAAAAACTAGATGGGATGTTATCGCAGTAAAGGTTCATGGAGAAATTATACTTATTAATACAGCCTTTCATCGCTATATTACAGAATCTATATTTAACAATGCACAAATTTCCCCATTTGGAAAGCTTTTGTATATAAAGCCCGAAATTAAGCATAATAACAGCAAGCTGGATTTTTATCTGGAAACTGAAAAGGATAAAATTTATGTCGAAGTAAAAGGCTGTACTTTGGTAAATGTAAAAACTGCTCAATTTCCTGGCTCTCCTTCTGTGCGTGCCTTAAAACATCTGAAGGAACTCATAGAACTTAAAAAAGAGGGATTTAGGACGGCTGTCTTTATTTTAATTTTTAGAAAATCAGAAATTTTTGCACCTGAACATATCATCGATAGTGACTTCTCAGAAACTTTTTACGAAGCGATAAAAAATGGAGTGGAAATTTATCCAATGCTTTTGGAATATAAAGAAGATGGGAAGGTGTGTTTTGTAAAAAATATAGAAGTGGCAGAAAAACTGTTTTAA
- a CDS encoding 2'-5' RNA ligase family protein gives MKKLFFSIFLMFCLNIFSNVNYNVFVIMDNNATRNVENISKGLKEAGIESLYSKGYAVHLTLYLTEYKPEALKTIKDTVNKIANQTKSFDIEFYRLRKTGGNWFMLDAQNNETIQQLADEITVSLNKSRAKDAQVPDWAKSIPEKVKSFNLYGSPNVFTNFDPHITLLTPEDSAKIDAFTSKYDFKPFKSKVIGIGIAQVDDLGQAKNIIYSVKFKK, from the coding sequence ATGAAAAAATTATTTTTTTCAATTTTTTTAATGTTTTGTCTAAACATTTTTTCCAATGTAAATTACAATGTTTTTGTAATTATGGATAACAACGCAACTAGAAATGTGGAAAATATTTCAAAAGGGCTTAAAGAGGCAGGAATTGAAAGCCTTTATTCCAAAGGATATGCAGTTCATCTAACTCTTTACCTTACAGAATATAAGCCTGAAGCACTAAAAACAATAAAAGATACTGTCAATAAGATTGCAAATCAGACAAAATCCTTTGATATAGAATTTTACAGATTAAGAAAAACTGGCGGAAACTGGTTTATGCTTGATGCTCAAAATAATGAAACTATACAACAGCTTGCAGATGAAATCACAGTCAGCTTAAACAAATCTCGCGCAAAGGACGCACAAGTTCCTGACTGGGCAAAATCTATTCCTGAAAAAGTAAAATCCTTTAATTTGTACGGCTCTCCAAATGTATTTACAAATTTTGATCCGCACATAACTTTACTTACTCCAGAAGATTCAGCAAAAATAGATGCATTTACTTCAAAGTATGATTTTAAACCTTTCAAATCTAAAGTTATTGGTATCGGAATCGCTCAAGTTGACGATTTAGGGCAAGCAAAAAATATAATTTATTCGGTAAAATTTAAAAAATAA